Part of the Cohnella candidum genome, GGCTGTGCTGCCTGAGATTTTCTTCCTTCACCGCCGCTTTATCCGCCAAGGTGCCGAGCTGGCCCATGCTTTGGTCGACTTCGGAAACGGCCGCTTGAAGCCTGTCGGCGATGACGAGCGCCTCGTCGGTCATGCGGCGGAGCTTCTCGGGATTATCGGTTTGTGCCGGCGTCGCGGTGACGACGTTCTCTTTAAGACGTAACCATTGCGTCCATTTTCGTGTCATCTTGTTAACCTCCGACAGAATTAGATCCGTTTTTATGTAAATTATTCTAACATTATAGCCAGTCGGAGGACAAAAATAAAGAGGAACCCGAAGGTTCCTCCATAAAATGCGTGAAATATAGTGACACAACTCGACGGATCAGACTAATCTCCCGGTTTCCCGGTCTTGGCCGTTTTCAGAAGCCGGGCTTTGCTGCGGTGGATGCGGGCTTTCACCGTGCCCACCGGCACGTCCAGCGCCGCGGCGATCTCATCGTCCTTGAACCCGTAATAGAATTTATACAGCAGAAGCGTCCGCGTCGCGGGATCCAACCGGCCCAGCAAATCGGAAAGCTCCGCCAACATTTCGGGCGTCGGCGACGTTTCCAGCGAAGACAAATACCTGACATAACCGTCGTAAACCGACTTCAGCTTTCTCGCACGGTTCGCGTTGGATGCGACATTGGAGGTGATCGTTTTGGCCCACGGAATCAGCTTTTCGGCTTCTCGAAGAGACGATTGCTTCTCTAAAATGCGTACCCAGGCTTCCTGCACGACGTCTCCCGCATCGCTCTTGTCGAACAGCTTGTGCTTCGCGACCATCAGCATTTGCCTGTACATCTCGGCCAGCATGGCTTCCTCGGACGGATAGGCCTCGGGAAGACCGGTGTTGCGGAGGATCCCCATCGGATGTTTCACTCCTCAACGTGCGCGAAAATAGGTAATCCTATTCTATCACGTACCCGAGGAAAAGAGAATATCTCCCATATCGAGCCGTTAATCGATGCGTTTCGACGCGATTTCGCCGGCTGCACGGGCTACGAAATCGCCGAGCGGTTGAGCCCCGAGATCGCCTTCCCCGCGGCGGCGTACCGACACGGTGCCGTTCGCCGCTTCCTGCTCTCCGACGATGAGCATGTACGGGATTTTCTCCAACTGGGCTTCGCGGATCTTGTATCCGAGTTTCTCGTTGCGCAAGTCGACTTCCGCGCGGATGCCGGCAGCTTGGAGCTTCTCGGCGACCTCGCGAACGTAGGATTCATAAGCGGTGCTGACCGGGATGACTTTCGCCTGCACGGGAGAGAGCCACAGCGGAAGCGCGCCGGCGAAGTTCTCCAGCAGGAACGCGGTCATGCGCTCCATCGTGCTGATGATGCCGCGGTGGATGACGACCGGACGGTGCTTCTTGCCGTCGTCGCCCACGTATTCGAGCTCGAACCGTTCGGGCAGCAGCACGTCAAGCTGAGCCGTCGACAGCGTTTCTTCCTTGCCGAGGGCGGTTTTGATCTGCACGTCGAGCTTCGGTCCGTAGAACGCGGCTTCTCCTTCGGCTTCGAAGAACGGCAGGCCAAGCTCCTCGACGACCTCGCGGAGCATGCGCTGCGTGGACTCCCACATTTCGTCGTCCGGCCAGTACTTTTCCTTGTCCTGCGGATCGCGGTAGGACAGGCGGAAGCGGTATTCCCGAATGCCGAAATCCTCGTACACTTGGCGGATGAGGTTCACGACCCGCGTGAACTCCTCCTTGATTTGGTCCATGCGGCAGAAGATGTGCGCGTCGTTCAGCGTCATCGCCCGCACGCGGTGGAGACCGGTGAGCGCACCCGACATCTCGTAGCGGTGCATCGTGCCGAGCTCGGCGACCCGAAGCGGCAGATCGCGGTAGCTGCGCATGTCGCTTTTGTATACCATCATGTGGTGCGGGCAGTTCATCGGACGGAGCACGAGCTCTTCATTGTCCAGCTCCATGGGCGGGAACATGTCGTCCTTATAATGCTCCCAGTGGCCGGAGGTTTTGTACAGATCGACGTTGGCGAGCACCGGCGTATACACGTGCTGGTAGCCAAGCCGTTCCTCCAGATCCACGATGTAGCGCTCCAGCGTGCGGCGTAGCTTGGCGCCGTACGGAAGCCAGAGCGGCAGGCCTTGGCCGACTTCGCGGGAGAACGTGAACATGTTCAGTTCCCGTCCCAGCTTCCGGTGATCCCGCTTCTTGGCTTCCTCGAGGAAGTGGAGATGCTCGTCGAGCTGAGCTTTTTTGGCGAATGCCGTTCCGTAAATGCGCTGCAGCATTTTGTTCTTGCTGTCTCCGCGCCAGTAAGCGCCAGCTACGCTCAGCAGCTTGAACGCCTTGATTTTCCCGGTGGAAGGAAGATGCGGGCCGCGGCACAGATCAAAAAACTCGCCCTGGTCGTAAATCGTGATCACGGAGTCGGCGGGCAAATCGCGGATCAGCTCGAGCTTCAACGGATCGCCGATTTCCTCGTAGATGGCCAGCGCTTCCTCGCGGCTGACGACCCGGCGGACGATCGGCAGGTCTTCTTTGACGATCTTCTCCATTTCCTGTTCGATCTTAGCAAGGTCTTCCGGCGTGATGGATTGCTCCATGTCGATATCGTAATAGAAGCCGTCCTCGATGACCGGGCCGATGCCGAGCTTCACGTTGTTTCCGCCGTACAGCCGTTTGATGGCTTGCGCCATCAAGTGTGCCGTGCTGTGGCGCATGACTTGCAGTCCGGCATCTTGGTCGAGCGTCAGAATTTCCAACGATGCGTCCCGGGAAATCGGCGTATTGAGGTCGACGGTAATTCCGTCCACCTTCCCCGCTACGGCGTTCTTGCGCAGTCCCGGGCTGATCGAGCCCGCCACGTCTTCGACCGTTACTCCGGCCTCGTATTCCCGGACCGCTCCGTCCGGCAGTTTCACTTGCACCATGTGAACTTTCTCCTCCCGTATGGGTTTTACGCTTGCATCCGAAAATAAAAAAAGACACCGTCTCCATAGGGACGATGCCTGTTGTCGGCTCGTGGTTCCACCCTCGTTCGGCCTATCCGCTCGTCCATGGGGACGATGCTGCGATAAGACCCTCGGTGCATTCGGTAACGGGAATGAACCGTTGCGGCTTACTGAGGTCCGGCTGGGCCGTCCCGATTCAACCGCTCAGCTCCAAAGGGGTAATCGCATCGCCGGTGCGCGAGGAAATTTCAGCCGGGTTTCCTCTCTCTGGATCGTCCGCGCAGATGGGATCATGTCTTTATCGTCGCTGTTTGATCATTTTCGGATGGGAAGCGAAAAGATACTCAGAATTATAACAATGCCGCCAATCCGCGTCAAGCCGCGCAGAGCCTACGGTTTGTGGGGATACAACGCGGCGCGGTCTCCGAAAATGCCGATCAGCGTCCGGATGACCTGCGACTCGGGTTCCGGCGTGTGAATGTGCAGCTGTCCCGGCGATACGGCCAGCAAGCGGCTCACGAGCAAGCTTTCTTCTTCGTCCTCTTCCGACGCGTCCTCCGGGAGCAAGTCGTCCCGTTCCAACGGCCGCATGTCTTCATCCAGCAGGCGGAAGGCATGTCCGCCGGCATGCAGGACGTGTACGGCGGGCAATCCGGTCCGCTGCCAGTCCACCATCGATTTCAGCGCGGCCATGAATTCTTCATACTGGCGTTCCATCAGCCTTTCTTCCATGGCCGTCTCCGCAGCTTCCAGCACTTCGGCCCGGTACTCGCCCAGCCGGAAACGGATGAACCCGTCGACGTGAAGCCTGTCGTTTTCGGCCAAGTAAGCCGCGAATCGGGACGTCAGCTTACGGATTCTTCTTTCCCTGCCCGGTCCCGGTCCCGTCTGCTCCGGTTCGCATTCCCCGTCCAACAGGCTGACGGCCTCCGCGATGAGGGCGTCCGTTTCCACGGCGTCCTCGATTCCATAACGGTGCTGGAACATTTTCCTCAACAATTGCGGCTCATGCTCGCTCAGCGTAAAATCCGCCAGCACGCTCCCGACTTGTTCGCATAAGCTTCTTCGCGCTGCAGGACCGGGTCCGAGCGGAAGCTGTATGCGCATGAATCCGTCTTCCCCCGACAACTCCCATTGCATTGCGTCCACCGCTCGTTCGGGCCCCATCATCGCCCGGTTCAGCATGGCCGCCAGCCGTTCGAGCGAGCCGCGGTCATGCCGGCGCTCAACCAGGAACTCAACCCGCTTCATCACGGACACCCCCCCGTCTTCGGAGCTTGTTATTAACTATATGGTGACCCAAAAAGGGATATACGATGGGCGAGCCGCTATGGTATATTTTATAAAATAGCCCCGGACTGCCGAAGGGAAGGTCTTATGTCTTTACCGTCCATGGAATTCAATCAAAAACGATGGAACCGGCTCCTTCTGAACGGATTTTGGGTCGTGCTCGCTTTGGCCACTGCCGTCGAAATCCTTTATATGTATTTCGTGACGGAGCTTTCGGCCGCCGAGTTCTTCCCCCGGTACGTCGCTCTGCCCACCCTGATGATGCTGGGCGTCGTTCTGTCGGCGGAAGGCTGCGTCCGCTATCTGGCCCCCAAATATCACGATTACTTTCTCATCGAAGCCTCCACGCTGCTCGCCGTCATCGTTACCGCGATCCACTCCAGCTTGGATTACCTGCTATTCTTCCTGTTTTTCCCGATCATGATCAGCATTTTTTATTTCCAATACAAGAAGCTCGCCTTCGCCATCGCGAATACTTTTGCTTCGCTTTACATCCTTTATATGCTGAACGTCGATATCCATACGCTGATCAGCCCCATCGGTCTCGTGTCCATGACGGTGCTCATCTCCGTATACAGCGGCATCGCTTTCGGCGTGCTCACCCGGGGCCGCGAGGCGCTGCAGCATTTGCGCTCCTCCTACGAGTCCAACCAGGAGCTGCTCGTTCGCAATATTCTCATGGACAAGCTGGCCAAAACCGACGCACTCACGGATACGTACAACCACATGGCTTACCACGAATATGTGGAGAAACTGGTGGAACAGGCGGATCAGGGCTCGCTTCATTTGCAGATCGCCGTAATGGACATCGATAACTTCAAAAAGGTCAACGATACGTACGGACACCGGGCGGGAGACGCCGTTCTCCGGGAAGTGGCCGCGATCGCGCGCTCGAAGGTCGGCGCCAACGATTTCGTCGCCCGATACGGGGGAGAAGAATTCGTTATCCTGTTCACGGAACTGGAATACCCGGCCGCTTACGACTCGGTCGAAGAAATCCGGCGAACGGTTGCCGAGACGCCGCATGATTCGCTTGGCGGGCTGCCCGTGACGATCAGCATCGGCATCAACCGCTACGAGCCGGGCATGGGGAAAGAGAAGTTCTTCCAAGGGGCCGACGCCGCCTTATATGCGGCCAAGCGCAGCGGTAAAAACCGGACGGTTGCCGCCGAAGCGATGAACGTGTCGCAAGAAGCCGCCGCGGCTTCGGAAGACAACCGCTGAGTCTAAATGCCCATCAAAAAGCCCGCAGCCAATTATGGCTGCGGGCTTTGTCGTATCGAGATCAGTTCTGCATGACGAAGTCGCGGGCGACCGTGTCGTTCTCATTGTAGACTTTAAGGATCTTGTACTTCGTATTGCGCTGCGCGGGGATTTTACCCGCTTCGCGGATAATGTCCAGCGTCGAACCGATATTGACTTTATGCGTCGTGCCGGCGGCGGAGACGACATTCTCTTCTATCATCGTGCTTCCGAAGTCGTTGCAGCCGTAAGACAGTGTCAACTTGCCGATTTCCGGTCCCATCGTCACCCAGGACGACTGGAAGTTGTCGATGTTGTCGAGGGCGATGCGGCTGATCGCGAGCGTCTTCAGGTATTCCTCCGGCGTCGCTTTCTCGCGTTTCATGTTCGTGTTGTCCGGCTGGAACGTCCACGGAATGAAAGCGAGGAAACCCGGGGACGGATAGCCGTTGTTCAGGCACTCGTCTTGGGCGTCGCGGACGCGGAGCAAGTGAAGCGCGCGCTCCTCCATCGACTCCCCGAAGCCGATGACCATCGTCGCCGTTGTGTTCATGCCGATTTTGTGGGCGGTCGTCATGACCTCCATCCAATCTTTCCAGGAACCCTTCAGCTTGCTGATTTTGGACCGGGTACGGTCGTCGAGGATTTCCGCTCCGCCGCCCGGCAAGGAATCCAATCCCGCTTCATGCAGCTGGCGTACGACGTCCTCGATCGGGATGTTGCCGGCCACGACCTGCATTTTGCGGATTTCCGCCGGCGAGAACGAGTGCATCGTAATGTCCGGGAACCGGACTTTAATCTCCCGCAGCAGATTCAAATAATACTCGAAGGGCAGGTCGGGATTGGTACCTCCCTGCATGAGGATTTCGGTACCGCCGACGTCGATCGTCTCCTGGATTTTCCGGAAAATCGTTTCGTCGGACAGCACGTAACCTTCCTTCGATCCCGGCGCGCGGTAAAACGCACAGAAACGGCAATAAACGTCGCAAATATTCGTATAGTTGATGTTCCGTCCCACCACGAAGGTCGTGATCGGTTCCGGATGTTTTTTGAGCATGATTTTATTGGCGGTGTCGCCCATCTTCTCGATTTCGTCCGATTCGAATAAGGCGATGATGTCTTCCTTCTCCAATCTCTTGCCTTGGAGAGCGCCTTGCAGGATCGTGTCGATCCGACTCATTGTGCATCCTCCCTCTCCCGGGAAACGAAAAGCTCCCCTCTTGCTCTCCCATCGTAACACAATCTGGACGGGACCGTCATCACCGCCATCGAATTGTAATAAAAAAGCGCACGTGTTGTGCGCTGGGAATCAGGAGGCGGCTTGCCCCCTGCGGTGCTGGATCCGTGCTTTCGTTTCCTGGAACATGACCCGCTCATCGGCGGGAAGCAAGGCGCTCGGACGGGCGAAGTAGTAGCCTTGGCCCATGTCCACGTCGAGGCGGAACAGCACGTCCGCTTCTTCCTCCCGCTCCACGCCCTCGGCGACAACCTCGCAGTTCAGCTCTTTGGCCAACGTCACGAGCGCTTTGAGCATGCTTTCTTTCACCGCGACACGGTCGACGTGGCGGATGACGGACTGGTCGATCTTGATCAGCTCGGGCCCAAGTTCCCCAATCCACTGCAGGCTGGAATAGCCGGCTCCGGCATCGTCCACGGCGAAACGGAAGCCTCGCTGGCGAAACGATGCGAGAATGACGGCCATCGCTTCGAAATCCGACACCTCGTGGCGTTCGGTGATTTCGAAGTAGATTTGACCGGCGGACAATCCAGGGTGCCGTTCTAAGCACTTCAAGACGTGGGAAAGGAACAGAGGATGCGTCAGCGTGACGGCGGTCACGTTCAGGAACACCGGCTCCGAAATGTCCCGAGAGGCCACTTCCTCCAAGGCCTTGCTGATGATCAGAAACTCGAGCCGGCTCAGCAGCCGGGTCTGGGAGGCCAGCCGGAACAGCTCGTCCGGCATATGGAACGCGCTGCCTTCCGGACCGCGCGTCAGGATTTCCCAACCCGACACGTCCCCGCTCGTCAAGTTCATGATCGGCTGGGCCAGCACGGATACCGCGCCGCGCTCCAGCATTTGCTCAAGCTGCCGCCGCGCCGCCGCCGTCTGCGGAGTCGCCTGGCGCGTCGCAAGCGCCCGGGCGAACTCGTACGATTCCCTCAGCAAATTTTCGGGCGATGACTGGCCTTTGGCCGCATGGAGCGGTACGCTCGCCAGCACGACCCGCAGATTAAGCCGCCATTCCGGAGCGGCGCCGTGCAGCCCGACCTCCAGGCTTCTGCGCATGCGTTCGAGCTTCTCGTTCATGGCGGGAGGCAATCCCGCGGAAACCCCTACGCCATGGGATTCGGCACGGAACAGCAACACGTAATCCGCGCGGTCGAACTGATCCAGCACGATCAATTCTTCGTCTTTCCATTGCTCTGCGGCGGCAATCCGAAGATGACGCCTTGCCGCGTCGTGAAGGCTCGCCCATGCTTCTTCCGAAACTTCGTGCTGCAGCCGCGCGAACTCCAGCCGGAACAAAGCCAAATAACACGCCGACTGCCCTTCCAACCCTTTCGCGAGAAGGGAAAGAACAGGCCGTCGGAGCGTGAAATCCGGCGGGAAAAATTTGATCGCGCGGTCCGGAAGCAGCAGCTTCAGTCCCATGGAAATCCGTTCGAGAAGCGTGGGAGAGGTCACGAGGCCATCATCCTGTCAAGGGAGTTTCACCTATTGTAGCACAATTCGAACGGCGGATAGCAAAAATTGCCTAAAATCGAGCGAATTAGCGTATTATCTCGTTTTTCTCGCTTCGACCGCCGCCGCGAACCGCTCCAAAGCTTCGGCAAGCGTCGACCTCGGACAAGCCACATTGACGCGCAAGTAACCCTCGCCCTGCTTGCCGAAGACGGAGCCTTCGGTGAAAGCCACGCGGGCTTCGTCGAACATCAGCTTCTTCAGGTCGGCCGGATCCGGGGAAATCGCCGTACAGTCCATCCAGACCAAATAAGTAGCTTCCGGCCGGATAACCCGGATCTCCGGCAGGCGTTTGCCCACGAATTCAATCAAAAAGTCGACGTTTCCTTGCAGATAAGGAATGAGCTGATCCAGCCATTCGTCGCCATGGGTATAACCGCTCACGACGGACGTGATGCCGAAATACGATTCCATGTGAAGGGAAAACGTCTTTAATGCATAGTTGTATCTCCGACGAAGCTCGTCGTTCGGAATGATGACGGAGGATGCCTGCAGTCCCGCCAGATTAAACGTCTTGCTCGTGGCGATGCAAGTGAACGAAATGTTCGCGAAACGTTCATCGAGGCTGGCGAACGGAACGTGCTTATGGCCCGGATAGACGAGATCCTGGTGGATTTCGTCCGCCACCACGAGAACGCCGTGCCGGACGCAAATTTCCCCGATCCTCGTGAGCTCTTCCCGCGTCCAGACGCGGCCGCCCGGATTGTGCGGCGTGCAAAGCAGCAGAAGCTTGGCCCCGTCGGCCGCTTGCCGTTCAAGCAGATCGAAGTCGATTTCGTAGCGGCCGTCGTTCAGGATGAGCGCGTTTTCGACCACCGTCCTGCCGTTCATCCGGATGACGTCGTAGAAAGGATAATAAACGGGAGACTGCAAAATGATCTTATCCCCAGGCTGCGAGAACGCATGGACGATAAGGCTCAACGCGGCTACGACGCCGGGGCTCGACGTGATCCACTCCGGCTTGGTTTCCCACCCGTGACGGCGTTTGAGCCAACCGCATACCGCTTCGTAATATTCCTGTGAACGGATCGTGTAGCCGTAAACCCCTTGCTTCGCGCGCTCGACGATCGCCTCCACCACTTCCTTCGGAGGCTCGAAATCCATGTCGGCTACCCACAACGGAAGCACGTCTGCATGCCCGAACAGCTTCTCGGACTGGTCCCATTTGTAAGAATGGGTTCCCGTACGGTCGGATACCCGGTCGAAATCGTATGTCATTGCGGTTCAGCCTCCGATCTCGTTCAAAGCGGCGTCTATGGCTTGGCCCAGGTCGGCGATGAGGTCGTCGACATGCTCGATCCCGACCGAGAAACGGAGCAGTTTATCGTCCACCCCGACCGCGCGCCGGATTTCTTCCGGGATGTCCGCGTGCGTCTGCACGGCGGGATAGGTCATCAGCGATTCCACGCCGCCCAGGCTTTCCGCGAACGCAATCAGCCGGATTTGGCGGAGGATCGGCTCGATCGTCCGGGCATCCTTCATTTTGAACGAGAAAATGCCGGTGTTGCCGGAAGTCTGGCGTTGCTGGACTTCGTACCCCGGATGATGCGGAAGCGCCGGATGGTACACCTCTTCCACAGCCTCGTGGGCCTTCAGCCAGGTCGCGATTTTCACCGAATTTTCCTGGTGCCGCTCCATCCGGAGAGCCAACGTCTTCATGCCGCGCATCAGCAGCCACGAATCCTGCGCGCCGAGAACGGCGCCGATCGAGTTGTGCAGAAACGCCATTTCTTTGGACAGCTCTTCGCCTTTGGTGACGATGAGACCCGCCAGGACGTCGTTATGCCCGCCCAAATATTTGGTGGCGCTGTGGATGACGATGTCGGCCCCATGCTCGATGGGACGGAAGAAGAAAGGCGTCAGCAGCGTGTTGTCGACGATGACGAGATAGCCCTTGCGTTTGGCCCAGGCGGACACTTTGGCTACGTCGGTAATCATCATGAGCGGATTCGTCGGCGTCTCGATGAGCACCGCTTTCGTACCCGGCCGGCTGTTCGCTTCCAGCGCGTCGAGATCGTTCGTGTCCACGTAAGTGGCGGTGACGCCGTAACGGCTCATGATTCTCTCGAGCAGACGGTACGTGCCGCCGTAAAGATCGAGGGATACGAGCAAGTGGTCACCTTGGCTGAACATCGCGAAAATGGTCTGAAGCGCCGCCATGCCCGTGCTGCAGGCGAAACCGGCGTCGCCGCCTTCGAGGTCGGCCG contains:
- a CDS encoding RNA polymerase sigma factor, whose product is MGILRNTGLPEAYPSEEAMLAEMYRQMLMVAKHKLFDKSDAGDVVQEAWVRILEKQSSLREAEKLIPWAKTITSNVASNANRARKLKSVYDGYVRYLSSLETSPTPEMLAELSDLLGRLDPATRTLLLYKFYYGFKDDEIAAALDVPVGTVKARIHRSKARLLKTAKTGKPGD
- the mqnC gene encoding cyclic dehypoxanthinyl futalosine synthase, whose product is MSRIDTILQGALQGKRLEKEDIIALFESDEIEKMGDTANKIMLKKHPEPITTFVVGRNINYTNICDVYCRFCAFYRAPGSKEGYVLSDETIFRKIQETIDVGGTEILMQGGTNPDLPFEYYLNLLREIKVRFPDITMHSFSPAEIRKMQVVAGNIPIEDVVRQLHEAGLDSLPGGGAEILDDRTRSKISKLKGSWKDWMEVMTTAHKIGMNTTATMVIGFGESMEERALHLLRVRDAQDECLNNGYPSPGFLAFIPWTFQPDNTNMKREKATPEEYLKTLAISRIALDNIDNFQSSWVTMGPEIGKLTLSYGCNDFGSTMIEENVVSAAGTTHKVNIGSTLDIIREAGKIPAQRNTKYKILKVYNENDTVARDFVMQN
- a CDS encoding MalY/PatB family protein: MTYDFDRVSDRTGTHSYKWDQSEKLFGHADVLPLWVADMDFEPPKEVVEAIVERAKQGVYGYTIRSQEYYEAVCGWLKRRHGWETKPEWITSSPGVVAALSLIVHAFSQPGDKIILQSPVYYPFYDVIRMNGRTVVENALILNDGRYEIDFDLLERQAADGAKLLLLCTPHNPGGRVWTREELTRIGEICVRHGVLVVADEIHQDLVYPGHKHVPFASLDERFANISFTCIATSKTFNLAGLQASSVIIPNDELRRRYNYALKTFSLHMESYFGITSVVSGYTHGDEWLDQLIPYLQGNVDFLIEFVGKRLPEIRVIRPEATYLVWMDCTAISPDPADLKKLMFDEARVAFTEGSVFGKQGEGYLRVNVACPRSTLAEALERFAAAVEARKTR
- the thrS gene encoding threonine--tRNA ligase; this translates as MVQVKLPDGAVREYEAGVTVEDVAGSISPGLRKNAVAGKVDGITVDLNTPISRDASLEILTLDQDAGLQVMRHSTAHLMAQAIKRLYGGNNVKLGIGPVIEDGFYYDIDMEQSITPEDLAKIEQEMEKIVKEDLPIVRRVVSREEALAIYEEIGDPLKLELIRDLPADSVITIYDQGEFFDLCRGPHLPSTGKIKAFKLLSVAGAYWRGDSKNKMLQRIYGTAFAKKAQLDEHLHFLEEAKKRDHRKLGRELNMFTFSREVGQGLPLWLPYGAKLRRTLERYIVDLEERLGYQHVYTPVLANVDLYKTSGHWEHYKDDMFPPMELDNEELVLRPMNCPHHMMVYKSDMRSYRDLPLRVAELGTMHRYEMSGALTGLHRVRAMTLNDAHIFCRMDQIKEEFTRVVNLIRQVYEDFGIREYRFRLSYRDPQDKEKYWPDDEMWESTQRMLREVVEELGLPFFEAEGEAAFYGPKLDVQIKTALGKEETLSTAQLDVLLPERFELEYVGDDGKKHRPVVIHRGIISTMERMTAFLLENFAGALPLWLSPVQAKVIPVSTAYESYVREVAEKLQAAGIRAEVDLRNEKLGYKIREAQLEKIPYMLIVGEQEAANGTVSVRRRGEGDLGAQPLGDFVARAAGEIASKRID
- a CDS encoding PLP-dependent transferase, whose protein sequence is MNIESRLAQIGSLEDPATGGVSFPVYHSTAFRHPRLGQSTGFDYARTKSPTRSVLEAAAADLEGGDAGFACSTGMAALQTIFAMFSQGDHLLVSLDLYGGTYRLLERIMSRYGVTATYVDTNDLDALEANSRPGTKAVLIETPTNPLMMITDVAKVSAWAKRKGYLVIVDNTLLTPFFFRPIEHGADIVIHSATKYLGGHNDVLAGLIVTKGEELSKEMAFLHNSIGAVLGAQDSWLLMRGMKTLALRMERHQENSVKIATWLKAHEAVEEVYHPALPHHPGYEVQQRQTSGNTGIFSFKMKDARTIEPILRQIRLIAFAESLGGVESLMTYPAVQTHADIPEEIRRAVGVDDKLLRFSVGIEHVDDLIADLGQAIDAALNEIGG
- a CDS encoding EAL domain-containing protein, yielding MTSPTLLERISMGLKLLLPDRAIKFFPPDFTLRRPVLSLLAKGLEGQSACYLALFRLEFARLQHEVSEEAWASLHDAARRHLRIAAAEQWKDEELIVLDQFDRADYVLLFRAESHGVGVSAGLPPAMNEKLERMRRSLEVGLHGAAPEWRLNLRVVLASVPLHAAKGQSSPENLLRESYEFARALATRQATPQTAAARRQLEQMLERGAVSVLAQPIMNLTSGDVSGWEILTRGPEGSAFHMPDELFRLASQTRLLSRLEFLIISKALEEVASRDISEPVFLNVTAVTLTHPLFLSHVLKCLERHPGLSAGQIYFEITERHEVSDFEAMAVILASFRQRGFRFAVDDAGAGYSSLQWIGELGPELIKIDQSVIRHVDRVAVKESMLKALVTLAKELNCEVVAEGVEREEEADVLFRLDVDMGQGYYFARPSALLPADERVMFQETKARIQHRRGQAAS
- a CDS encoding GGDEF domain-containing protein, yielding MSLPSMEFNQKRWNRLLLNGFWVVLALATAVEILYMYFVTELSAAEFFPRYVALPTLMMLGVVLSAEGCVRYLAPKYHDYFLIEASTLLAVIVTAIHSSLDYLLFFLFFPIMISIFYFQYKKLAFAIANTFASLYILYMLNVDIHTLISPIGLVSMTVLISVYSGIAFGVLTRGREALQHLRSSYESNQELLVRNILMDKLAKTDALTDTYNHMAYHEYVEKLVEQADQGSLHLQIAVMDIDNFKKVNDTYGHRAGDAVLREVAAIARSKVGANDFVARYGGEEFVILFTELEYPAAYDSVEEIRRTVAETPHDSLGGLPVTISIGINRYEPGMGKEKFFQGADAALYAAKRSGKNRTVAAEAMNVSQEAAAASEDNR
- the ytxC gene encoding putative sporulation protein YtxC, translating into MKRVEFLVERRHDRGSLERLAAMLNRAMMGPERAVDAMQWELSGEDGFMRIQLPLGPGPAARRSLCEQVGSVLADFTLSEHEPQLLRKMFQHRYGIEDAVETDALIAEAVSLLDGECEPEQTGPGPGRERRIRKLTSRFAAYLAENDRLHVDGFIRFRLGEYRAEVLEAAETAMEERLMERQYEEFMAALKSMVDWQRTGLPAVHVLHAGGHAFRLLDEDMRPLERDDLLPEDASEEDEEESLLVSRLLAVSPGQLHIHTPEPESQVIRTLIGIFGDRAALYPHKP